The sequence AAGGCAGAAGAATATCCCCCTGAATTCCACTCACCAGAATATCTGTTTCTCCCAATTTATTCAGCAGTGGAATTATCTCGGTGGCGCGTGTCAGATGCCCGTTCCCGGTTCCCTGGATGGCATATAGTATTTTCACTGACCGGCTTGTATTAAATTCGAAAATGTGAGCTCTTTTACCAAAGTCTGGTAAATCGATTGTTCAGCCGGAAATTCTGCCTCATCTGCCGGTGTTTCTTCTTCCGTTTCGGTGTACGCATACAAATGCCATTCGCCGTTGTAATATTCGGCAGCGGTTAAATGTTCCACCCAATCGCCACAATTGATATATTGGATCGACATCCCGTCAGTTTTAAGCATTTTGGTTTTCGGAATATGTGTATGTCCGCAAATTACTGTTTGGTAACCTTGTGCGGAAGCCGATTCAGCCAATTGTTTTTCGAATTTTGAAGACGTTCGTTTCTCGCGGACAAAGTTCTTTTTTATGATTTTGTAAATGATCATCTCGCGCTTACCAAAAGGGATCAGCAACCAGTTGATAAAATTATTAATGATGGTCAGTAGTCCGTAAAGTGCTGCTCCGAATTTGGCCAGCGATTTCGATTTATGGATCACTTTATCAAAAATATCTCCATGAAAAATCCAGGTTCGTTTGCCATTATGCTCAAAAATGAATTGATTGGCAACTTCGAGCAAACCTATTTTGGCACCACTAAATTTGCGTAAAAACTCGTCGTGATTACCGGTAATATAGATCACCCTTGTTCCCTTTTCCATCATTTTGATGATCTGCCTTATCACTTTTTAATGATTCTTGGGGAAATAATTCCGGCTGAAACGCCACGAATCTATGATATCGCCATTCAGCACCAGTATTTCAGGATTTATTGATTTGAGGTATTCGAGAACTCTTTTGGGCTTGCAAGCATAAGTGGCAAGGTGTAAATCGGAAATTACTGAAACTTCAATCTTTCGCTTGTTCATTCTTTTACAAATGATATAAAACAAACATAGGCCGACAAGATTAACCGGCTATTACACAAAGATTAAGATTAGAATAAATTGCGGGGGTACGAATTCAGCAGGTGACTTGAAGTCACCTGCTGAATAGTAAGCGCTAAGCGCATAAAATCTTGATCCAACTATTATTCTCAGTTTAAGAATAACTTTTCAATGGCTTCCCACGAAATGTATTTGAAGTTTTGGCTGACCAGTTCTTCTCCATCGTAGTTATACCCGTCCTGAACCACTAACATGCCTTTTGGATATTTGGCACCCAGCGGAACGTTGGTAATGTCAATTCCATCCGTTTCTTCCACGCCATCAACATCGCCGTCAACAATACGAAAACTGCCGAGGTACTTATTATCGCCCTGGCGCTCGAACACCGCGTAACTGTAACTTCCCTGCGACGAAGCCACCAGGTAGCCGTTCACGCTGTCGGTGGCATAAATGGCCAGCCCTTCAATATCGTAGTGCATATCTTCGTTCTCTTCAGTACTCATTGCTATCAGCTTTCCTTCGGTAGAACCATCGGGTTCTGCATCGAACTTAAAAATGCCGGCCACTTCTTCGCCGATGTAAACCACTCCGTTTTCATCGTCGGCAGCAACTCCTTCGGTTTGCGTCCCCAAACTCCACGAACGAACCAGTTTGGCATCAATTTTATCGCCACTGGCAAACAATTCCCATTGCTCAATTTCGCCGGCTTTACTGTTCAGAAATACGTAATAGTTGCCTGTTTTAGCACTTCTGTACATGCCCAAACCATAAACATCGTCCTGCATTTCAGAGGTGATTACCCGGGCATCGGCCGCTTCAAGCACTCCTCCTTTTTTTACAAAGTACAACGATACTGAATGCGTTGAGCGATTACTGGCTGCCAATACATCTACTTTTT comes from uncultured Draconibacterium sp. and encodes:
- a CDS encoding UDP-2,3-diacylglucosamine diphosphatase produces the protein MIRQIIKMMEKGTRVIYITGNHDEFLRKFSGAKIGLLEVANQFIFEHNGKRTWIFHGDIFDKVIHKSKSLAKFGAALYGLLTIINNFINWLLIPFGKREMIIYKIIKKNFVREKRTSSKFEKQLAESASAQGYQTVICGHTHIPKTKMLKTDGMSIQYINCGDWVEHLTAAEYYNGEWHLYAYTETEEETPADEAEFPAEQSIYQTLVKELTFSNLIQAGQ
- a CDS encoding metallophosphoesterase, translated to MNKRKIEVSVISDLHLATYACKPKRVLEYLKSINPEILVLNGDIIDSWRFSRNYFPKNH
- a CDS encoding phytase, whose translation is MNCTCNRIFLASVILALVVVSIVGCEINRPSEGSRKAGEHIANTVVAVAETDPVPQNKNEDSADDPAIWIDTTDVMNSFIIGTDKKGGLATYDLDGKQLNYYADGNMNNCDLRYGFPLGDKKVDVLAASNRSTHSVSLYFVKKGGVLEAADARVITSEMQDDVYGLGMYRSAKTGNYYVFLNSKAGEIEQWELFASGDKIDAKLVRSWSLGTQTEGVAADDENGVVYIGEEVAGIFKFDAEPDGSTEGKLIAMSTEENEDMHYDIEGLAIYATDSVNGYLVASSQGSYSYAVFERQGDNKYLGSFRIVDGDVDGVEETDGIDITNVPLGAKYPKGMLVVQDGYNYDGEELVSQNFKYISWEAIEKLFLN